The Fusobacterium pseudoperiodonticum DNA window TCAGAGCAATGTTCTAAGAACATTACCAATAGAATAGAGAAAGACATATTCTCCTTAGAAAGGAGGTGATCCATCCGCACGTTCCCGTACGGATACCTTGTTACGACTTCACCCCAATCGCTAATCACACCCTCGGAGCATCCCTCCTTACGGTTAGGCCTGCTACTTCAGGTGCAACCAACTCTCGTGGTGTGACGGGCGGTGTGTACAAGACCCGAGAACGTATTCACCGCGACATTGCTGATTCGCGATTACTAGCGATTCCAACTTCATGTACTCGAGTTGCAGAGTACAATCCGAACTAAGAATAGTTTTCTGAGATTAGCTCCACCTCGCGGCTTTGCGACTCTCTGTACTACCCATTGTAGCACGTGTGTAGCCCAGCGTATAAGGGGCATGATGACTTGACGTCATCCCCACCTTCCTCCTGCTCATCGCAGGCAGTATCGCATGAGTCCCCAACTTAATGATGGTAACATACGAAAGGGGTTGCGCTCGTTGCGGGACTTAACCCAACATCTCACGACACGAGCTGACGACAGCCATGCACCACCTGTCTTTAGGTTTCCCCGAAGGGACACTGAAACATCTCTGTCTCATTCCTAAGATGTCAAACGCTGGTAAGGTTCCTCGCGTTGCGTCGAATTAAACCACATGCTCCACCGCTTGTGCGGGTCCCCGTCAATTCCTTTGAGTTTCATACTTGCGTACGTACTCCCCAGGCGGATTACTTATCGCGTTAGCTTGGGCGCTGAGGTTCGACCCCCAACACCTAGTAATCATCGTTTACGGCGTGGACTACCAGGGTATCTAATCCTGTTTGCTACCCACGCTTTCGCGCTTTAGCGTCAGTATCTGTCCAGTAAGCTGGCTTCCCCATCGGCATTCCTACAAATATCTACGAATTTCACCTCTACACTTGTAGTTCCGCTTACCTCTCCAGTACTCTAGTCATGCAGTTTCCAACGCAATACAGAGTTGAGCCCTGCATTTTCACATCAGACTTACATAACCACCTAGACGCGCTTTACGCCCAATAAATCCGGATAACGCTTGTGACATACGTATTACCGCGGCTGCTGGCACGTATTTAGCCGTCACTTCTTCTGTTGGTACCGTCATTTTTTTCTTCCCAACTGAAAGCACTTTACATTCCGAAAAACGTCATCGTGCACACAGAATTGCTGGATCAGACTTTTGGTCCATTGTCCAATATTCCCCACTGCTGCCTCCCGTAGGAGTAAGGGCCGTGTCTCAGTCCCCTTGTGGCCGTTCACCCTCTCAGGCCGGCTACCCATCATCGCCTTGGTGAGCCGTTACCTCTCCAACTAGCTAATGGGACGCAAAGCTCTCTCACAGCGCATATAGCTTTCATAATCTTAGGATGCCCTAAAATCATAATATCAGGTATTAGCATTCGTTTCCAAATGTTGTCCCTAACTGTGAGGCAAGTTCTTTACGCGTTACTCACCCGTCCGCCACCCAAACCGAAGTTCAAGTAGACTTGCATGTGTTAAGCATTCTGTCAGCGTTCATCCTGAGCCAGGATCAAACTCTTCGTTCAATCTTTTTTAATAGCTCATTTTGCTATTTTAATTTAACACCAAATTTATGGTTGCTTTTTGTCTTTTTCTCTATTCTGTTGCTAATGTCCTTGTCTCATTGACATCGACTATCTTAACATCTTTTTCAAACTTTGTCAACAAAAAATTTTAAATTTTTTTTTATTTTTTTATTTCTTTTTTATTTTATATTCATTTTAAAGGATTATTTTAATAATTTTTTTTATTAGAAAAGAAAAATGATGTTGTTAGAAATTTTCCAACAACATCATTCTTTATTTTATTAGAATATGAAACGTAAATCTACTCCAGTTCTAAAATCTTTAGTTCTTGTTCCGTAACCTGTTTTAAAGATTACTCCAAATATTCCTTTTTCTATACCTACACTTAATTCACCATTTAAGTTTCCTGCTTCTCTCTTATCTTTTCTTAAGTTATAGTAACCTGCATCAGTGTAAGCTACTCTTGCTTTATTTTGCACATTAGAAGTTTTTCCTAACTCTTGTTCATACTTAGCTCCTAAAGCTACAAAATAATGAGCTGTACTATCTGTTGGTATAGTATATCTTGTTTCAAATCCTATATTTGGTTTTATAGATATGTAGTCATTTGCTTTTACTTCCAAACGAACTTGTCCATCTTTTTCTCTTATCTTTGTGAATCTTCCATAAGCAAGATCTAATCCTATATATGGTTTAAATTTAATTGTTTCACTTAATCTAAATTCCTTAGATAATCTGTTATTAAATTCTAAACCATAGTTATAATAAGTTGATTTTGCCTGATAGATTTTATCTATTACTAGATATTTTCTATCCATTCTATGGTACCCAGCTAATACTCCTAAATCCCAAGTCCAGTTTAAACTATTATTATAATCAAATGCTTTTGAATTGTAAATTCCGAATTTACCTACTACTCCTCTTTCTTTACTTCCACCTATGTCTCCAAATTTATATTTTTCATTTGCTAAAGCTACATAGAAACCAGAAGAATTTCCTAGGTTAACTGTTTCATTTTCTCCTAAATAGATTACACCTTGAGTATTTTTCTTGTAATCTATTACTCCAGCAGTATCTGTTTTAAACTCAGAATTTTCTCCTATAAACTTAACTTTGTTAGAATCTTTACTTCTAGTTTTCCATTCAAATAAAGAGCTAAGTTCACGTTTAAAGAAATCATTAGTACTTAAAATTCTTCTTTGAACATTAGCATATTGATGCCCCATCATTTCGTCAAATGTTTGAGTTAATAATGTTCCTTCATTCTTTCCTATACTATTTAACTTAGTAAAGATTTCTTTTTCTTCTGAATCTAAAGCATTTTTATCATATCTTTGTTCTAAACCATCTGTAAAGTTATAAGCATTATCAGTTCTTTCAACAAATGAAGTATATGGTATTTTAGCCATACTTATTCCAACTATATTTTGACTTCCGTCAAGAACAGGTGTTGCCATCCAAGTTAATGAACCTGCAAACGAACTTAGCTTAAAGTTTTGACCCGCAATCATATTCAAGAATGGTTGGATAACTCCATCAGTTACATACCATTGTTTTGAATTTGTCATCTTAGAATATTCAGTACCTATTATAAGTTGGCTATTAATAGGAGGAAGACTAGCTCCATTCATATCAATATCTATAGGTTTTGTTCTTCCTAAAGTATCAATATAGAATCCTATATCAGACATACCAACATTGTTTGCTACAACAATTTTATTAACAATTTCTGAAGGTACTACAACTCCGTTACGTGTTACTACAGGTTGTCCATTTATAATTTTGATATCTACACCTTCTAATGCCTTATCTGTTCCATCTGCATTATATATAGCATTTTTAATTGGATCAGCACTTAAAGCCGCTCCTATTTGATTTTTTAATGCTGCTATATCATCAGCACTAACATTTTCCCAACTTACACCTGTTGTTCCAGTTCCACGAACTTTAATATTTCCATAGTTCTTAATTTCAGCATATGTTATAGTTCCATCTGCATTTTTCTTACCACGAATAACTATTCCATAGCTATTATCAGCATCTATTGTTATATTTCCATGGTTTTCAAGTTTAGAACCATTTAATACAGCCACTCCTATCAATCCTGAAACATTAGGATTATATGAGTAGTTAATATCTGTTGTAATATCTCCATTATTTATGAAAGTTGCTCCATTATTAACAAGAACTCCTGTCATATTAGTTATCTTATCTGTTGCAGTAGCTGTTGCTCCTGGTTTTAAGATTATCTTTCCTCCAGCTCTATTTTCAACAACAGTATCTTTTCCATCTCCATACATACCTAAAGATTTATTTCCTGTTAAGATAATATTACCTTCATTGTATATCTTACCTTTATCTGCTGTCGCCATTCCTATAGAATAAGTTATTTTATCTTTAGGATATACTTGTTGCGTTACTGGATCAGTATCATCTATTTTACCTACAGTTATATTTGCCTTGTTTACTGCCTCAGCATTAGGTGCATATATTCCCATAGTTCCTTTTCCAACAGATAAATCTATATTTCCATTGTTTACAAACTTAGTATTTGCTTCTCCATTTCCTTTTATATAGAATGCAATACTTCTATCTGCATTAGCAGTAGGAGCAATATTTCTATTGTTAGTTATATTTGCATTTCCTTCTGAATATAGATATGTACTATCATTACCTAATTCAACAGTTCCACTACTTGTATTAGTATAAGTACTAGGTGTAGAACTAGAGTTTAGTATAATACCATAAGATTTTTCTCCTATAGTTGTACTTGTAAGATTATCTGTTACTGTTACTCCATCTCTAGCATATAATCCAACAGGTTCTGAGTTTTTAGTTGTAGCAGTATGAGGAGCTACATTTAAAGTTCCAGCTAAAGATACTGTTCCTTTTTCTTTGTATATTCCTGTACCTTGATCTTTAACATTCAAATTACCTGCTTCAACACTAACAAGGCTATTTGCTTTAGAATAAATTCCAACAGATTTTGAACCAACATTTATATCTCCAGCTTTATGGTAAACATCAGCATTTCCTTTTACATAAGTTCCTATAGTTGGATGTTTAGCGTCAGCTGAATCAGCTATATTGATATTTCCATAGTTTTCGTACTTTTGAGCTCCAGCTAGATATACACCTAAAGTTTCTTTTCCTGCTAAAGTCATATCTCCTGTATTTTTAATAGTTTTACTTGCTGGTGCATCTGCATATATTCCTACAGAACTATCTCCACTTAAATCTATTTTACTATTATTAGTTAAATCAGAATTTATTGCTAATATACCTTTAGTATTATTAGATGTACTAGAAATCTTATCAGCTGTAAATGTTAGATTTCCATTCTTTAAATATATAGCTGTAGAATTTTGTCCTAAAGTTATATCCTTTATTCCTTCTAAAGTAGAAGAAGTTCCTTCAATTTGCATTCCAGTTTGATTAGCAGCTACGCTTACATCTACTGGTGTTCCATTTCCTGCTAAATTAACTTGGCTGTTCTTAATGAATAGTATAGTATTATCAGCACCTGTTAAATTTCCTAAATAAGAAGTGAATTTAGAATCTTCAAGATAAGCTAGTGTTCCCTTATTAGAGAAGTTAGCACTTCCTTTAGCTTCTATATCAGAATTCTTACCATAGAAAACTAATCCGTTTTCTCCAACTGTTGCAGTTGAGTTTGTTTTTACATCTGTATTTTCTGCATAGATAGCTATAGCTGAACCTTCACTTGTTTGTTTTCCTACAGTTAAATCTCCTGTATTTTCAACCTTATTTCTTAAAGTGTTTGATTCACCTTTAGAGTAAATAGCTACTGAAGCATCTCCTAAACTTATAGCTCCTGAGTTCTTTAAATCTAAGTTTTGATTTCCTGTTACATCATTAGCTGTTCCATCATTTATAGCATAGATACCTAAATTCTTAGTTTTTCCAGTTGCTGCTGTTATAGAACCTTTGTTGTCAACATTCTTTAAATTCTTAACATAAATAGCTGATGATTCGCTATTTGTTAAAGTTATAGATGAACTTGCTGTAGTTTCTATAGAGCTCTTATTAGGAGTTGGATTTAATGGATTTACATCTTCATCATACTTAGGAGTATTTTTATTGTATTCTCCATAAATACCTGTTGATTTATTTCCAACTTTTATAGCTCCTTCATTCTTTAGTCTAGAAGATATAGAATAAAGTGCTGTTGAGTTAGAAGCATTTGAAAAATCTAAAGTTCCCTTATTGATTACTTCATAATCTCCATTTTGCCAACCTGGAGTAGCTGGATCTTTTATTCCTTCTGACATAAGACCTATATTATTTCCTGAAGCTGTTATTGTTTTTCCACTAGCTAGAGATGTTTCCCCATTTATAACGTGAGTTAAAACTATACCTTGAGCTATAGTTTCATCAGCTATTATATGAGCTTTACCTCCTATACTACGGATTTTTTCAGCTTGATATCCATTATTTATAAAAGTTAAGTGTTCAGCATCTATTGTAGAACCTTTTAAACCAAAAACTCCTACTCCTGATCCTTCTTTTAACTCTATCTTACTTCCTGTAGTAGCTGTAAAATTAGAATCTTTTGTTACTATAGCTCCTACTCCACCTTTACCATATAATTCAATATTACCAGTAGATCCTAAAGTTACTTTAGAACCTGTTCCTCCTTGATTAGCTATATAGATACCTACTCCACTACTAGAAGAACCTGTTCCTCCTACTTTACCTACTTTCATTGTTCCGTTATATTCAAGGTTACTAGACTTATCAGCAAAGATACCAACACCATTTTTTCCTGCTGTTATATTTTGGTTTATAGAATAAGGACTTCCTGGTGTTCCTAAAGTTCCTTGTCCATCTGTATAAACACCTATAGCATAATTACTATCTACTGTATCTCCTACTTTTATAGCCTTATTATAAGCTGAAATATCAGTATTACCTGCTAAGTAAAGACCTATTATTCCATTTCCTGTAGCTCCTGTTGTATAGTCTAATGTAGCTGTATTAGAATCTAAAGTTGCCTGACTTGCAGTTATCCCTGGAGCTGCTGCTGTTCCTTGAAGATAAACTCCAACTCCATAACCTGTAATCTTTCCTATATTAGTTCCTTTTACATTAGAAGCAGCATTTTTTACATAATAAGCAACTCTATTTTGATTAGCTGTTCCTAGATTAATTTCAGCTGTTTCAGCTGCTGTAACTACTCCACCATCTTCAATATATACTGCTGAAGCTCCATTTGCATCATCAGCTAAATTTACTTTTCCAACTTTAGAAACAGTAGATTTTGGTGCATATATACCAGCTGATTTTTCTTTGTTAATATTAATAGTTCCTTCATTTTTTAAAGTAACACTAGCTTCTTTTCCAGCCCCAGCTGTATTGTCAGCATACATTCCTGCTGAAGATTTTGTATTTACATTTATTATTCCGTTATTTAAGTTTTCTATAGTTACAGGTTTTGTATCACTGTCAGATTGTCCAAACATTCCTATTAAACCAATTAAACTTGATCCTGTTGTTCCTAAATCAATAGTTCCTTTATTTTGGACTGTTGCCTTTACCTTACCAAACATTCCTACTGAATTTTTACTTAATACTTTTATATTCTTACTATTTACTACTTTAGTATCTTCATCTGTAGCAAAAACTCCAACTGCTTTCTTATTTGTAGGAGCTTCTACAGTAATAGTTCCTTTATTTTCAAAATCAGCTTTATTTTTAGCAAATACTCCTGTAGCATCTTCTTCTTTAACATTAATATTTCCATCAGTTTCATTTATAGCCTTAGATTTATCTAAGAAAAGTCCTATAGATTTTTCACTATTTAAATTAATATTTCCCTTATTTTTAACTAATAAATTATCTACAGTACCAGTTAAGTTTTCTGCACTTATAGCTACTGAAGGCTTTGTTGCATCTCCACCATCAACTTTTATTTCACCTTCATTTGTTATAGTAGTTACTTGATTTGCTGAAGTTCCAAGTTTAGCTAAAATACCTGCTGAACCTTTTGCTCCTGTATCAAGAGTTATAGTTCCCTTATTAGTTCCATTAGCTTTTATATTTGCCTTATCTACATCAATATACATACCTGCTGAGCCTTCATTTTTTACTGTTATTTCTGCTCCTGTATCATTTGTAGCATCAGTATTTTTAGCATACATAGCAGCTGAATCTTTTCCTTCTATAATTATTTTTCCAACAGCTGTTCCATCTTTTTTATTAGTTATTTTAGATTCATCTCCATACATAGCAGCTGAACCTTCTTTTTTCATAGTAATCTTTCCAGTGTTTTCAGCTGTACTATTAGCTTCAACATAGATTCCTACTGAATTCTTTTCATTAGCTGTTATATCTCCTGCATTTTTTATAGTTGAAGTATTAGTTCCAGTTCCAGTTCCATATATACCTGCTGAATAAGCAGTACCTAATGTTATTTCTCCTGTACTTCCATTAGTTACTGTAGAGGCATCTGCTGAAATTCCTACTAAACCATCTGCTGCTGCAGTAACACTTACTACTGATGTGCTTATTTTTCCATTATTTATTACCTCTGAACCAGTCTTAGCTATGATACCTGCTGTCTTTTCAGCTGTTAGGTTTATTTGACTATCTTTAACAGTATTTACAGTAGATGTTATAGCATTAATACCTGCTGAACTATTCTTTTTTACATTAACAATTCCACTATTATCAACTACAAATTTATCTTTAGCTCCTACAGCATTATCAGCATTGATACCTACTGATCCTGTACTGTCTACATTTATAGTTCCACTATTTGACAGTGTTACATTAGGAGTTCCTGCAGCTCTTTTTCCTAACATCGCTGCTGAACCAGCTGAACCAGTTGAATTATTTTCTAGAGTTATTGTTCCTTCATTTGAAGCAGTTTTCGCTCC harbors:
- a CDS encoding autotransporter-associated N-terminal domain-containing protein, whose product is MNRNLQKIEKDLRSIAKRYKSVKYSIGLAILFLMMGLNAFSADVNTELDTANYTGVVTREGIKDSVDNLQDKIKGVRLENTKSIEALRLELIQLMEQGNQVVKSPWASWQFGIGYLFTDLHGRERGTGDKSIRYRFESYYTRYDWKTINASDGEDSERPQGSPLLVGKPGGLGSSSSILGKTVNKNGALSSSVNGRNRYGLVDLRYVKEKPTDVEIFAKVNPKKIEKDPLNVDPPKFELKEPQGLSVNPYIAKPEEAPTIKLPNIGQIKIEALNITAPSAPSAPTISVTVNKPSAPAAPNVSVNVVAPTINVLNIDTPAPASVSAPTVETPKPVAFSVAPTIDATGDNKKVATKANIDAKFPAGVDKVVNVTEVSNTTRNYLTFANPTGNGTNAPTINEKVIVNVELNDARAMVIDEPENNSEFKMGGTINLYKSKNMGIDLQGKANGTGEVLATISNTNKIIGHYKDENGNTNKNQIAFGFSNVDASRNDTMTHIKNEGTITLNAPESAAIQLKAEDPHNFQPIWDKLSENGKIQMKGESPNSSKGRVLMKADNQSEINIDSSESFGIITVFNKGVSELDVDFSDKASTTFKADFSDKTKSNLKSQRSLGGATILPGGEIGRSSSSDSKWTSGVYNSGTINITGDKSVGVGILQEIQEVKVGGTINIGTTAVTQEGNRNSGNLTDKVEGAVGIYAAVPTMPILKGETGTYGTVATDDVVGTKTVEFGRFGKTGAVAGTDDKGIITIGANATKSIGLLVSDNFEELNNGSLDEKDEAGNTISLSSSVARKLKRSGSITAKADAKVVVQGESNYGFVVSSDSYKSEFPSLDNLKITRDKTNYGIGINEGAITVQDAKDSIGFALLKGGNSKNTGTLKVTGTSSGSAAFYGEQDNFTNEGAITVDARGSGNTGILLNGKNATPISFTNTANISVSGKGNIGLYATGKSKFSRPTGATTTDKISVKEGATGIYVENLANNPTGGTVVSNIEISVPVEIGNSNPTTGTTIGFLSKANADDKIHFKDGFNLKVGKNSVGLYSTKTNNFNDVFDFNLTTTANVTLDEGATFSFFNDANSTGIGAILVDKKLKFDMAKGSTLGYIKNGATARIDKDLDTTVNTKFGTISEVGTSLLLATGNASTAKIDSGKTVKTTTNVGLISTDGAKAINEGTLKSNIVSGVGLYSKKATAENNSTASIITMNKEKSAAIFGENNSTLINEGTINLEDKESGGILAKDSNATNKVNSAINVKKGESAGIAIETTLDKTVTPNVAVAIGAKTASNEGTITLENNSTGSAGSAAMLGKRAAGTPNVTLSNSGTINVDSTGSVGINADNAVGAKDKFVVDNSGIVNVKKNSSAGINAITSTVNTVKDSQINLTAEKTAGIIAKTGSEVINNGKISTSVVSVTAAADGLVGISADASTVTNGSTGEITLGTAYSAGIYGTGTGTNTSTIKNAGDITANEKNSVGIYVEANSTAENTGKITMKKEGSAAMYGDESKITNKKDGTAVGKIIIEGKDSAAMYAKNTDATNDTGAEITVKNEGSAGMYIDVDKANIKANGTNKGTITLDTGAKGSAGILAKLGTSANQVTTITNEGEIKVDGGDATKPSVAISAENLTGTVDNLLVKNKGNINLNSEKSIGLFLDKSKAINETDGNINVKEEDATGVFAKNKADFENKGTITVEAPTNKKAVGVFATDEDTKVVNSKNIKVLSKNSVGMFGKVKATVQNKGTIDLGTTGSSLIGLIGMFGQSDSDTKPVTIENLNNGIINVNTKSSAGMYADNTAGAGKEASVTLKNEGTININKEKSAGIYAPKSTVSKVGKVNLADDANGASAVYIEDGGVVTAAETAEINLGTANQNRVAYYVKNAASNVKGTNIGKITGYGVGVYLQGTAAAPGITASQATLDSNTATLDYTTGATGNGIIGLYLAGNTDISAYNKAIKVGDTVDSNYAIGVYTDGQGTLGTPGSPYSINQNITAGKNGVGIFADKSSNLEYNGTMKVGKVGGTGSSSSGVGIYIANQGGTGSKVTLGSTGNIELYGKGGVGAIVTKDSNFTATTGSKIELKEGSGVGVFGLKGSTIDAEHLTFINNGYQAEKIRSIGGKAHIIADETIAQGIVLTHVINGETSLASGKTITASGNNIGLMSEGIKDPATPGWQNGDYEVINKGTLDFSNASNSTALYSISSRLKNEGAIKVGNKSTGIYGEYNKNTPKYDEDVNPLNPTPNKSSIETTASSSITLTNSESSAIYVKNLKNVDNKGSITAATGKTKNLGIYAINDGTANDVTGNQNLDLKNSGAISLGDASVAIYSKGESNTLRNKVENTGDLTVGKQTSEGSAIAIYAENTDVKTNSTATVGENGLVFYGKNSDIEAKGSANFSNKGTLAYLEDSKFTSYLGNLTGADNTILFIKNSQVNLAGNGTPVDVSVAANQTGMQIEGTSSTLEGIKDITLGQNSTAIYLKNGNLTFTADKISSTSNNTKGILAINSDLTNNSKIDLSGDSSVGIYADAPASKTIKNTGDMTLAGKETLGVYLAGAQKYENYGNINIADSADAKHPTIGTYVKGNADVYHKAGDINVGSKSVGIYSKANSLVSVEAGNLNVKDQGTGIYKEKGTVSLAGTLNVAPHTATTKNSEPVGLYARDGVTVTDNLTSTTIGEKSYGIILNSSSTPSTYTNTSSGTVELGNDSTYLYSEGNANITNNRNIAPTANADRSIAFYIKGNGEANTKFVNNGNIDLSVGKGTMGIYAPNAEAVNKANITVGKIDDTDPVTQQVYPKDKITYSIGMATADKGKIYNEGNIILTGNKSLGMYGDGKDTVVENRAGGKIILKPGATATATDKITNMTGVLVNNGATFINNGDITTDINYSYNPNVSGLIGVAVLNGSKLENHGNITIDADNSYGIVIRGKKNADGTITYAEIKNYGNIKVRGTGTTGVSWENVSADDIAALKNQIGAALSADPIKNAIYNADGTDKALEGVDIKIINGQPVVTRNGVVVPSEIVNKIVVANNVGMSDIGFYIDTLGRTKPIDIDMNGASLPPINSQLIIGTEYSKMTNSKQWYVTDGVIQPFLNMIAGQNFKLSSFAGSLTWMATPVLDGSQNIVGISMAKIPYTSFVERTDNAYNFTDGLEQRYDKNALDSEEKEIFTKLNSIGKNEGTLLTQTFDEMMGHQYANVQRRILSTNDFFKRELSSLFEWKTRSKDSNKVKFIGENSEFKTDTAGVIDYKKNTQGVIYLGENETVNLGNSSGFYVALANEKYKFGDIGGSKERGVVGKFGIYNSKAFDYNNSLNWTWDLGVLAGYHRMDRKYLVIDKIYQAKSTYYNYGLEFNNRLSKEFRLSETIKFKPYIGLDLAYGRFTKIREKDGQVRLEVKANDYISIKPNIGFETRYTIPTDSTAHYFVALGAKYEQELGKTSNVQNKARVAYTDAGYYNLRKDKREAGNLNGELSVGIEKGIFGVIFKTGYGTRTKDFRTGVDLRFIF